The sequence below is a genomic window from Buteo buteo chromosome 26, bButBut1.hap1.1, whole genome shotgun sequence.
CAGCGGGAGCGGCGACGGGCGCGGTCTCCGACATCGCGGCGGCCTCGTCCACGGCTCGGGGGAACCACTGGGCCTGGAGCAAGTCGGCGGCCTCGTATTTATAGAGCGGAGCCGCGCGGTGATTGGTGCGCTGCAgagcccgccccgccgcccggcagAAAGGGCCCTTCGCCCCGCTCGGTTTGTGTTTCTTAGGAGGCGAAAAAGCCGGTTTTTAGCAGCATTTCtgcccccgacccccccccggTTCGCAGCGGCGTGGAGGAGGAAGACTGTTGTTGCCCTCGGCCGAGTTTCCCTTCGAAGAGGCAAAGGGTGAGTTAAAAAAGAGGCGATAAACCCCGAGTCCTGGACCTGGAGAGACCTCGGGAGACAgaaacttttgtttttccttctaaataaaATCCGCGACGTGGGCAACCGAATCTCCAGAGTAACTGATTATTATTCTTCAAAGGGTCTTCTCCCGACCCGAACTGAAAATCGGGGGTTTGAGTCGGTATTTTCACGGCAAATTGATTTCAAAGAGGAGGAAGTAACACAGGCTCATCTTGAGCACTGAATATGGATTAGAAATTAGCTTCTTTGTCCAAAATCCTTTACccctttcaaaataattaaaataaattaaattagtgCATTATGCAACAAGGCAAGAAGCAGATGAAAGTGCCGTGAAGGGCTGTTTGTGCCCCAGAAGGAGATGACTTTTTATAGCACAGCAGCTTGTACTGTGTTGCTCAGTGGGCACAATACAGGCATGGTCCCCTCGTGCTCTGctatagaaatatttattttcttagtaaATCGGGTGACATAAGAACTTAACAAGGCCAGTTTTTGTTAATAATCATAAGCAGTGCCCTATCACTTTGTAATTCATCagagtttttattttgatacaGCTTGATTGGTGAAAATCTGAGTCATCGTTATCTAAGGAGACACTGGTGCCACTGATTTTTCCATGCTTCTACACAATAAAACTTGCTCGAGTTATCAGCTGGGACTCCCCTTTCACAGCAGACagcaaaatattccattttttaCTGTCCAGTGACCGATTCCTGCATTGGAAGTAATGTTAGAAAGGGCTTACCCAACTGATGTAACTGCTATAGTAAAACAACCGGCTGCTAGCAAGAGGGGGAAAGTCTTCATCTGCATTTTATCAAGAACATgcttaaataaattaaaaataaatgcattttatttttcagagtacAGAGAATTAAAAGAAGTATTCTCTGATTATATTCATTATTGCCTACAATCCTTTGTTTTGCCAGAGGCCTGCAAACTGCTTGTTACCTCCTGTTATTGTAACTGTCAGTGGTACTAAAATTTTGGGTGATGTTATGATTCACGTACTTCATGTTTTCAAATGGGTAATTATTACAACGTGTTTATTGACCCACAACCactgattttctgtttctatttcacCACCTTTATGGTAATGTTCAGCACTATTTATAAGGTAGGATCAAAACTGGCAACAGTCCTTTTCACCTCAAATTGCCTCTCCACTGATTACCAATTATTCTCAAACCCATTCAGATTTCAGGCAGGAAAAGGGCACAGCAGCTCAAAGCCACgagaaaattgtattaaaaattaagaattcagAATGCCTGTTGTTATGAAGAAAAGATGAGGTCTGTAGGTCAGAAGGTTGTTTAGAGGGGGGCAGGGTTGTTTTTAAAGACCTGAGTGACCTCAACTTCCCACCGGGCCAAGCTGGCGCaggagaggtgcggggggggggggggggggggggggggggggggcgtgtgtTCCTTCCTGCAATAAATCATCAACTTTGTGTCTTTCTCACCTTTGCCAGAGCAAAATGATTCTTTTCACAGGGAATAAACCTGGTTAGTTTTAGGACACACTTACCAGTAACTGCCATGTTACTTTGTAACGTTGgttgtaaaaaaaccaaacgttttcaaatgcaaagatgataaaaagggttggggtttggacttttttttttttttgctaggatCTGCAGCTCCTTTTTTGAGGAAGTGGGTGGCTCTAAAAAGAGCCTTTGGGTTACTTTTGAGGTGGGAACGCTCCTCAGGTCCGTTTCACTTGCTCTTGGCCTTGTGGCTGTCGGTCTTCTTGGGCAGCAGGACGGCCTGGATGTTGGGCAGCACCCCGCCCTGCGCGATGGTCACCTTGCCCAGCAGCTTGTTGAGCTCCTCGTCGTTGCGGATGGCCAGCTGCAGGTGCCGGGGGATGATGCGCGTCTTCTTGTTGTCGCGGGCCGCGTTGCCCGCCAGCTCCAGGATCTCGGCCGTCAGGTACTCCAGCACGGCCGCCAGGTACACCGGGGCGCCGGCGCCCACCCGCTCCGCGTAGTTGCCCTTGCGCAGCAGCCGGTGCACGCGGCCCACGGGGAACTGCAGCCCGGCCCGCGACGAGCGCGACTTGGCCTTGGCCCGCGCCTTCCCGCCCTGCTTCCCGCGGCCGGACATCGCTCCCGACGCTTCGCCCTGACGTGAGACGCGCGCCGCTGCGCCTCCCCCcgacccccgcccccccttttATAGCTTCCCCGCGCCCCCCCGGCCTGCTTGCTGATTGGTTGTCGCACGCTCTCCCTCGCTCCGACCAATGGCGCCGCGGATCCAAATCCAGCCAATGGGCGAGCAGGAGGCTGGCCCTCCCCGCCCAgctgcccccgcccgcccgccgagGAGGaacgggccgggccgccccggcGCACCGGCGGGTCAGACCCCCCGCGGTCCGGTCCCCTCGGCTCCGGTCCCCGCGGCTCCTTTCCGCCGGgcgaagcggccgccgctgggCCCAAGAGGCCCTCCAGAAGGCCAGCTTCTCGGGAAGCGTGTCCCCCGCCTGCCTCGGGAGAGCGGAGCCGCCCgggaacggggcgggggggggggaaacctcTGCTGACGCCGTCGCTGCCGTTTTAGAAATCGTCCTGTGCTTAGGACCTCAGAAATGCTACCACAggattgcctttttttaaaaaaaaatattattgttgttaCAAAGGAGAAACGTTCCTCTCCGTAGGAACGTTCACAACCCAGCACTACCGGTAGGGTGCAGAAACTAGGCAGGAACACGTAACGGGAAATTTGGCTGATTCTGGAGACAAATTACTCAGATATTACTGTGATCAAACGAATACGGTACTATTTGCAAGGCTGTTCAGCAGAGCATTAGATGTCAGGCTGTCACACTTTTACTCAAGCTGGAGAACATCTCACTGCACCGATAAGCTGAAGTGACGTCTTCAAGGTTCAGGATGTTTGGACAGTCTGGCCCTGTCTTACAAAGAGATTCCtgttcatttttcctcctttgctctAATTACCCATGGTTTCTCTTTATTCCCTGTtatctttttctcattctttcatACACTTTGAGCAAGAGCAGACACTATCCTTGTCCAAAGCACTGAAGGAGCCTGCACCCTGGACTTAACCACGTCCTTCTGCCACCCCAGTGTTGCACAGCAGGCTCTTCCTCCATTTTCCCCACAGCATATGATTCTGCTCTTGTTTCCCTAAATTCCAGTTCTGCATGACTTTTTGTTCCCATCTTCATTCCTCGATGTTTTTGTACTCTAACGTGTGGTTCTCCTTTGCAATGCACCCCAATCCTATGATATGGATGTCATAAAACTACAGTGAAGGGAGTAGTGCGTGTGCCACTTTGCTGCTTACTCCAGATACTAGCATTGTCATAGTTCAGGGAAAGACAAGGACATGAGTCCCACCAGGCCATCCACCATAGcctatggagaaaaaaacaaccaaaccccaaaaaaccccaaaccaaccaaacaaacaaaacaacatttcATCTGTGCTCTGCAACTTGGAGATCAAGAGAACTACATTCTTCTTTCCAGAAGGGTATAACAACAGGAATTCTGATCTAAGCTGTCCAGCGTATGCCAGTCACCAGAGGATTACAAACAAGGCAAAATAAAGAGAACTTCACAGCACACACAAAGTACTGTCacaacttttttatttctgggtAACTAAGACCAAGTCCCTGTTCTGAGGGTTCAGAATATTTAGGAAGCATCTTTCCTTAGTGGTATGATTCAGTGGATTATGCCAAATTAACTAATCTCAGGAGTCTTTTTCTATTTCCATCTTATGCAGCACTGACCTTCAACAATGCACTGGGCAAGTCACATCTCTGTGGCTCAGACCCTTCCCAGCCTTTTTCCTCCCCAcgatcatttttttcttctgtgaacacTACTCAGAGCCACAGACGAAAAATGTGACCACAGGATGGAGGTGGTATTACTGAGAAGAATCCTAAAACTCTGTATGACcacaatacaaaaataaaaacaaattggCCTGGGTTAATGCTACCAGTTGTCCAGAGCTGAGAACATCTGTTATAGAGTTGTAGAGAACATGGCATTACAGGATTGTGTCCATGACCAGTGCCATCATAAGGTAAATACATAATTGTTTCCACAGGCTGAATATGCCAGAAGCTTTCTATTGtgttcttttctcccttctaaGAAAGGTCCTTATCCCGTCAGTTCCTCTTCTCCTCAGGCTGCTTCCTGGGAGGGAAGGCCAATACTATTATTAAACCGAGGGTCAGAGGTACCACAATGATGCCCCTTCCCCCAAAAATCGCCATTCACACATTTCACTtattaaagaataaagaaagaataaagagaaaaatgcatctttagGCATATTTAGGAACTTAAAAACAAGAATATAGCAGAATTTCAGTCTAAAAAAGCATACATTATTTATAACATAgctattgcttttcttttctgaggtTCAGAATGCCTCTATCTGCCCCCAAGGCCAGCAAAGAACCTCCCCCCCTTCCACCTACTACTAGTTTCAGACAAATCACACAGAAACCAGTATTTTGATACACTGAACATTTATTGTCTTTCACAAGACAAAATGAAGTTTCCCCGGCCGATGAAAAGCCATCAGGATGACCATAAAGGGGATAGGGTGCAAAATTCCAGTGTACAGTATACGCAACAAATTACCTCCCTGACTGCCCTGGAAGAAGGATGATTGATCAATCCCACTGCAACTAAAAAACaggattataaaatatttacagaaaagaacagtacagaaaataaaaactggacAACCATATGCGTATGAAATGCTGCCAACACTTTTCTGGCTCCTTAAAAACCTGTTCCGCTACCCTCACCAGAGCATTCAGGATGTGCAGGGATTCAGGCAGAGCACAGTCACCCCCCGCTCCCacgcccccctccccagagTACCATTAACTCCCTCCGAGGAAGGGGGAGGACCTGAGGGGAAGCAGCATGACCTTCTTTAATTTCCTTCCACCAAGTGGACATGCTAGCTCTGAAAGGAGGTCCCCAGCCACACCTCATCTGCAGCGGTCTCTATTCAGAGCATACTGGCAAGTTAACCTGTGGGTAAGGAACTATTCCCTGTCATGCGAGCCCTTTCGTTGCTTGCAGGAGgacctttccttctcctccctccgcGGTGGTCTGATCTGTGTTCAGAGGGGCAGGAAAGCTGACTAGGACTAGGACAGGTCACAGGAGACCTTCCATTTCCTTCATGAAGGCTTCATACACATCATCCTTTGTCTGTACAGAGATAGGGGCAGATGATCCAGCCTTAGGGGCAGCTTTGGTTAATGGGAGAGCAGGCTCATCATCCTGTTTTCTCTGGGAGGCAGCTGAAGCCCCTTTATTCTCCCGGCGCACTCGCAAAGCAGTGGGCACAAAGCGAGTGATCTCTGCCTTGGGGTTAGTGATCTGTGGCTTGGCACTGATAGTGGCCGTGGCTTTCTTCTCAATGGTGGCTGCACTGGTGTCATCCGCCTTGGGGCGCTGAATCAAGCTGGGTGGGGCACTCAGTACCCCAGGATTTGGAATGGGAGCTGGTGGGAAGAGCCCAGGTGGGGCAGGTCCTAATGGAGGCACCAGAGGTGGCCGTAACATGCCTGGGCGAGGAGGAGGGATACctgtaagaagaaaagaaagcatgagcTGACTCCACACCTGGGAGCCTTAAAATCTTTGGTCAAAAAGGTGCACAGGCTCAGAAAgccaagaagaaaagacaaaacaaaaacacccaacaaGATGCAGTAGCActgacttcaaaaaaaaaagaaaaaaagttttcaaccCTGCACCAACTACCAGgttgaaaatgctgctgctcctcagaCTTTGAAAGCTACAGGAGCCTGCCTATTGCTCCCTTTCAAATTTTGAAGTtataatctgaaaataaagtttcttgATGTTCCATCCCACAGGAATTTCAGAGTCATCAGAAATGTATGACCATGCAGAAAAAACAATATCCCTATCTCCAACTTAAGCGGAGCACCATTATAGCACCCCTGGGTTGCTCAGAACGGTTCAGCAGAGATTTAAACTCTGAAATTCCCTTTTTGAGGACAGATTTCTTGCTACCAAACTAAACACAGCAGTATGGAATTACTTGTTATTACATAGAAAAAGATACAGCACAAtgcagccacagagacaggaaCAAAGGCAAACTAGTAACCCCTTATACTTCCTGGCTTGGTCACCACAGCaaaaactgggaaaataaaGCAGGGAGAGATTTGGTGCTGAAGCAAACAGAACAGTTTACctggtggggcaggagggggcagGCGAGGAGGAGGCCCGCGAGGAGGAGGACCTGGGGGCAGAcctggggggggccctgggggcgGGCCAGGTGGTCGCCCAGGCGGCGGGCCTGGTGGTAGAAGTCGAGGTAAAGGCCCACGCAGTCCTGGTAAGCCAGGAGGTCTCAGGAACGGAGGAGCTCCTGAAAGCATGCACACAAGTGAAGAGAAATTTAGCTCATGATTAAGAAAACCTCAAACTATCCTATTGGCTAATACTGAAGATCCTCAGCAGGAACTTGAAAGCTGCTCTAATGCTAGCCAGCTGCCAGATTAAACAgatcttctaaaaaaaaaaaaaaaaaaaaaaaaaaaatgcagcagtctTTAGACTGAAGAGGAAAGTTTCTTCATAGTAGTCAAGTATCTTCTCCCACCTGTAAAAAGGGCTCTTCCCCATGTAATGAAACAATAGCAGAGAATAGCTACTGAGGTGAGGTTGTTAGAATTTAAACAGCTAAAAGTGAAAGAATTTTTCACTCTGGCATTTAATTGAGAGCCGAGAGCCTGCATCCTTCAAACCAGAGTAAATCAAGTATTCACCTGGTGGAGGGCCAGGAGGAAGGCCGGTGGGTGGGCCTGGGGGCCTCAGCGGAGGGGCCGGCGGTGGTCCCAGCGGAGGTGGCCCAGGCATAGGAGGTGCCTGTATCTGAGTTGGAGGAACAGGCTGCGGAGGcggttgctgctgttgtgtcTGGGAAGTTGCAGTAGATGACCCCGTCTCTGCAAGAGCTTCCTCACTgagttgttgctgctgctgttgttgtgATGTCTCTTCAGACTCTGagtcctcttcctcctcctcctcctcttctgaatattcttccacttctctcccttcttctggAATCTCCTGACCTGGAAATGGAGACATACTTATAAAATCAGTCCACAGGTAGGAGCTTTGTGAACCTCGGAGAAACTTGAgcatgcaaaacaaaagaaaaagaaagataaaccttacttcaaaggaaagaaaattgatCACATCTTActgttaaacagaaaatgaaaataaaaaaaatttaaggaaaaaaaaaaaaatcacagttctaGATAGAGCTCTGCCACCAAGAGCTATGTGTTCCTGTGGGAGGTGAAACTTCTATACCAGCCTGAACTGCAGGTATTTGATCTATGGTTTGGGGGAGTttgcggggagggggagggtggAAATGGGAACATGACCTCAAAATAAACATAATCGCCATGTCCAAGAAACTCCACTGTCTTTGAAAGATACTGGGGTGCCTttctaaaaaacaaagaaacaaacaaaattttaactCAATGGTTAACTTATTTCTGCAGAAGGATACTTTTAGGGAGTACAAATCCTTACAGATTACAGGCTGAGCCCATAGACAATCTCACCCATCCTTTTTCGCCAAGAGGTTCATATTTCGTTTGAGCAATTGTTTAAAGGCAAGataaaattaagaagaaaaaaatcccagtacatcaaaaaaaaccccttaagtTGCTACTACAACTTCAACTCTGCTATGCAAAACACACACTActagacaaaaaaacccaactagactaaaaaacccaacaaatgcCTAACCACAGCTTATACTCATAGCAGAGCTTACACTGTAGAGTAAAACATTTactctataaaataaaaactgtgcCAACTAAGTAAACCTACCAGAGAAAGCTTAAATGGAAGCCTAATGGCATATCTCCACTTATATCCATCTCACTCACCTGCCATTCGTAACATCATAGCCTGGAGTGGAGTCAGttctttcatgttctttttctttttccgtgACTTCCCAGGCATGTCTGCAAACCGTACGCTATGACCTGGGGAAAGCAAAGCATGGACAAGGGTGGTGGGAggtgggaagaaaataaaaaaaatcagatagaTTTAAGTCTTCTACCTGGTATGGATAATGTGTCATTCTTACATAAGGATGCTCCTTACGTAGGAGTTAACATTGGTGTTCCTGATTATTTGAAGTTTTGCTAACCTAGTATTCTCTATCAATTGGTCGCCCccaaggaatgaagaaaaaaatattacccaAAGGCATTAGTAGTATGAAATTTAGTTGTCTTAGTTGTTCAAGTCACTAAAGAGTGAGTATATTTTACACTGAGGCTTAATTTTTGTAGGGTACCCTGCCAATCAATGCTTCAGGTGAAAAATGGCTAGTGGCCTTGCCAAGTTAACTTAACAGTTAAGAGAACAGGTTCATCTGAAAGACGCTTCACTTCTAGTTTCCTTCTGATCTGTTCACTAATGAAAATTCATCAGCTGGAATTTAGGTGAGTTACAGAGCTAGCTGGCtaaacaaaatactttcctCCCAGTCAGGAAAACAGACACAAACTCTGTTAAGTAGTGTCtctcttttgaaaaatcaaagccCAGTCTGTAACTCCCCATCATacctgatttcttttcttcaccaCCTTCCCTCTCCTTGTCATTATCACGATGCAGGAAGTCCTCGCCTTCGCTGTCTGCATCTGACCTATCGCTGTCACTATCATCACTACTCTCATCATGCTTGTCTTGATCCATATCCTCAGGATAACCTTCATCTTCACTAGTGCTGGACATATCATCATCATGCCCTCGCTGTCCTGCAGGAAGCAAAGCATTAGGAAATGCATAAACTCCAAATACACTGGTGTGAAAGACAGTATTTTGTATGTCTACAGTTAGAAAAATCCCCCTAGGAACAGCATGGGCATATTGTCAACCCTTTACTGTTTAGCACAT
It includes:
- the LOC142044832 gene encoding histone H2A encodes the protein MSGRGKQGGKARAKAKSRSSRAGLQFPVGRVHRLLRKGNYAERVGAGAPVYLAAVLEYLTAEILELAGNAARDNKKTRIIPRHLQLAIRNDEELNKLLGKVTIAQGGVLPNIQAVLLPKKTDSHKAKSK
- the WBP11 gene encoding WW domain-binding protein 11, with protein sequence MGRRSTSSTKSGKFMNPTDQARKEARKRELKKNKKQRMMVRAAVLKMKDPKQIIRDMEKLDEMEFNPVQQPQLNEKVLKDKRKKLRETFERILRLYEKENPDIYKELRKLEVEYEQKRSQLSQYFDAVKNAQHVEVESIPLPDMPHAPSNILIQDIPLPGAQPPSILKKTSAYGPPVRSISVLPPPGLGVPRLPPGRKPPGPPPGPPPPQVLQMYGRKVGFTLEMAPRRREEEISYSSEAGQRGHDDDMSSTSEDEGYPEDMDQDKHDESSDDSDSDRSDADSEGEDFLHRDNDKEREGGEEKKSGHSVRFADMPGKSRKKKKNMKELTPLQAMMLRMAGQEIPEEGREVEEYSEEEEEEEEDSESEETSQQQQQQQLSEEALAETGSSTATSQTQQQQPPPQPVPPTQIQAPPMPGPPPLGPPPAPPLRPPGPPTGLPPGPPPGAPPFLRPPGLPGLRGPLPRLLPPGPPPGRPPGPPPGPPPGLPPGPPPRGPPPRLPPPAPPGIPPPRPGMLRPPLVPPLGPAPPGLFPPAPIPNPGVLSAPPSLIQRPKADDTSAATIEKKATATISAKPQITNPKAEITRFVPTALRVRRENKGASAASQRKQDDEPALPLTKAAPKAGSSAPISVQTKDDVYEAFMKEMEGLL